CGCTGGGAGAACTCACGGTCTCTACCCACGGCCGGGAGGCGCTGGTGACCGGGTCGGTCAAGGTGGTCTCGGAGGGTCCCCTCGGTGGGATGCTGAGGTTTGAACTCCCCCACATCGGCCAAGCGGTGGTGAGAGCCGGCACGCCCCTCGGCGAAGCCGTCTTTCCGGTGCGGCGCCAGCAGGGAGGCATCAACACCGGGGTTGCGATTCACAACCTGGAATCCACCGAGACGCTGGTGGACTGCCAGCTGCTGCGCGAGGGCGTCCTGGTTGACGCCGTCTCCATTCCTCTGGCGGCCAACGGGCAGACCTCCTGGTCGATCGACCAGGCGTTCCCCGCGGCCGATACCTCGGACTTTGCCGGATCGGTGCGCTGCGATGCCGAGGGAAGGGCGCGGTTCAGCGCCATAGCCCTGGAAATGGACTCCGGCACCCGCATCTTTACCACCTTGCCGGTCCTGGAGGTGTACCGGGCCTTTGCCAACACGGCCACCGAGGCGACGACCCTCGACTTTGCGCATTTCGCCAACGGAGAGTCAATCCTCTCCGAACTGGTGTTCGTGAATCTGGAGACGCGACCGAGCCGCCCGCGGATCAGCCCCTTCCATGCGGCCATTCCTCCGACGCGCCCGGTGATCTACTTCTACGACCCGGAAGGCAATCCAATCGCTCCGGAAACGGTCGTGGATACCAGAGGGGATCTGGAGGTCACCGAGGACGGCGGCCTGACGGTCCGGACCGAGATGGAGCCGCTGGGAGAACTCGCGGTCTCTACCCATGGGCGGGGGCCGGTGGTGACCGGATCGGTCAAAGTACTCTCGGAGGGTCACATGGGCGGGATGCTGAGGTTCGACCTCCCCCACGTTGGCCAAGCAGTGGTGGGAGCCAGCGCAGCCACGAGCGATGTCATCTTCCCGGTGCGGCGCCGGCAGGGAGGCATCACGACCGGGGTCGCGATTCACAACCTGGAATCGACCGAGACGCGGGTGGACTGCGAGCTGCTGCGCGAGGGCGTCCTGGTTGACGCCGTCTCCATTCCTCTGGCGGCCAACGGGCAGACCTCCTGGTCGATCGACCAGGCGTTTACCGCGGCCGACACCTCGGAGTTTTCCGGATCGGTGCGTTGCACTGCGGTCGGGGACGGAGAGTTCACCGCCGCAGCCCTGGAAATGGACTCCGGCACCCGCATCTTCATCACGCTGCCGGTCCTGGAGGTCGAAAAGAGGATGTCTCAGGATTAGAGACAAGGGAACCGCACCACGGCTTCGCTGCAGTCCCCGCGAACTCCTTCCCAGTTGGCCTACCGTCGGCCAAGGACGTCTTGAGCGTTGGAATCTGCCTGCCAGGCGACCTTGCGGAACTGCTCGATGCTCTGAGTCTCGGCGAATCCAGGTGGAAACCTCATCAGAACGGCCAAGGCAACAAGCAAAACCGGCAGCCTTCCGGTGCGGGAGTAACGGCCTACACTATCGGAAGTCGAGCATAGCTACTCCCATTCCCAGGTTGATGAACCACGTGAAGTCTTTTATACGTAGCGTTTTACAAATGAACGACTATAGCCGCCTAAGCGGTGATTTGGAATTGCCCTCCCGGAACGTACAGGGTTTCCAGAACGACCCTGCTCACATACCGTTGAATTCCACTCACGGGGCGCCGCGGTGGTCCCCCTCCTGCTCGACGGCGGGCTGAATCTCCTATCTGGCGATCCCGCCGCTGCCCTCCCCCCCACCGGTTCGACTGCGGGCGCCGCCCACCGTCTCCCTCCAGGGGAGTGATACTTGAGGCTTGCAAATGGCTTCGTGGTCCGTCGTGAACTTACTTGAGGAAACCTATCCCCGGGAATCCCGGCTGCTGCCGGGGGCGGGAGCGGTTGGTTGGGATTGCTCTGAAGTCACTGCTTCATCCCGTGGAGGCCGGCTGGACCACCAGGAGGCCAGCATGGCGCCTGACATGTTCATCCAGGGTCCGAAAACGGCCGAGGGCAGGGCCGCCATGGAGCTCTGCCACACCTTGACCGCCAATCCCGAAGCCATGCCTCCGTTCTGAAGGCCCACTTCTATGGCCACGGTACGGGAGTCGGTCTCCCCCAGGCCCAGCGCTCGGGCGCCTCCGTAGCCGAAGAGATAACCGACAACGTTGTGGATCACCGCGGCCACGATGATGGTCAGCACGAAGCCGCCGGCCAGCAGAGAGTCGCGGGACAGGGAGGTAATGATCCCGATGATGAAGCAGATCGAGAACATGGAGATGAAAGGCAGGGCCCTCATGATGGAGGTGGAAACCACCTTGAGGCTGGGGCGGGTGGCTCCCAGCCGTGTCAGGATGGCGTTGGCCACCAGCCCTCCCGCCACCGGAAGGATGATCATCTTGATGATGGCCACCATCATGGCGATAAACTTTACTTCAACGTAGGTGCCGGCCAGGAGCTTGGTCATGGCCGGGGTCATGAGCGGAGCGGCCAGGGTGGAGCAGGAGGTCATGGTGACCGAAAGGGCCACGTTTCCCTTGGCCAGGAAGGTCATCACATTGGAGGCCACTCCCCCGGGACAGGAGCCGATCAGCACCATGCCGGCCGCGATCTCCGGATCGGTGGTGGTCAGCATTGCCAGTCCCTTCCCCACGAAGGGCATGACCGAGAACTGCAGAACCAGACCGATGATCACGGCTTTGGGAAAGGAAAACACCCGGAGGAAGTCACCGGGAGTCAGCTGGGTGCCCATGCCGAACATGATGATCTGTATGAGCGGCACCATCAGCGTGCTGAGCTCGAACCCGGACCAGGTGTGAAAGGCGGCGGGATAAAACATGGCCGCGGCAACAAAGGCGGCCACCCAAAGCGTGAAGGCGAAGGCCGAATATTTTCGGCTCTTGCCCACGGCAATGGCCAGCAGGCTGAACAGCACGACAACTGCCGGTCCGATGAACCGCGCCGCGCCGGTGAACACGAAGACCGGGATCAGAAGGATGCAAACCAGAGCCAGAAGCAAGCAGGCGCGGCAGGCGCCGTCCTGGGACAGGGCAGGCCGGTTCTGTTGGTCTGAAGATGTCATGGGTTCCCTGATCGCGCGCGGCAGCGATCGATGTGAGTGGGAAGGCCGGGTTACAATTACGTTCGGTTCCCCCGGTCTTTTTCCGGCCCCGTGCCAATGGATCCGGCGGGGAGGATGGGCGGAGGTTCCGTCGCCCGGTATTTTTCAATAGAGCTGGCGCGCCCGGAGGGATTCGAACCCCCGACCTGCGGCTTCGAAGGCCGACGCTCTATCCAGCTGAGCTACGGGCGCTGCAAGTTCGGTAGCTCAAAAGTCGGCTGATTATAGCCGAGTGGGGGATGGCAGGCAAGGCGGGCGGCGTGCCCTGCCGCGCGGATCATCTGAGCCTATCGGGAACAAGGATCCTGTCCAGTTAAACCGGTTAAGCCTTTTGCAAAATTCGGCAGCGCGACGTTTACCGGGAATGGCCACAAAAGGCACATAAACACAACTTGTGAATTTTGTGCTTTTTGTGGTTAGACAGCATTTTTCACCAAGTCGCACCCGATTATGAAATAGGCAGAACCTCAGGTTTGCGGACAA
The window above is part of the Acidobacteriota bacterium genome. Proteins encoded here:
- a CDS encoding bile acid:sodium symporter family protein, which codes for MTSSDQQNRPALSQDGACRACLLLALVCILLIPVFVFTGAARFIGPAVVVLFSLLAIAVGKSRKYSAFAFTLWVAAFVAAAMFYPAAFHTWSGFELSTLMVPLIQIIMFGMGTQLTPGDFLRVFSFPKAVIIGLVLQFSVMPFVGKGLAMLTTTDPEIAAGMVLIGSCPGGVASNVMTFLAKGNVALSVTMTSCSTLAAPLMTPAMTKLLAGTYVEVKFIAMMVAIIKMIILPVAGGLVANAILTRLGATRPSLKVVSTSIMRALPFISMFSICFIIGIITSLSRDSLLAGGFVLTIIVAAVIHNVVGYLFGYGGARALGLGETDSRTVAIEVGLQNGGMASGLAVKVWQSSMAALPSAVFGPWMNMSGAMLASWWSSRPPRDEAVTSEQSQPTAPAPGSSRDSRG